In Bubalus kerabau isolate K-KA32 ecotype Philippines breed swamp buffalo chromosome 4, PCC_UOA_SB_1v2, whole genome shotgun sequence, one DNA window encodes the following:
- the LOC129651516 gene encoding interferon alpha-H-like — MAPAWSLLLVLLLLSCNSICSLGCHLPHTHSLPNRRVLMLLQQLRRVAPSSCLQDRNDFAFPQEALGGSQLQKAQVISVLHEMTQHTFQLFSTEGSATMWDQSLLDKLRAALDQQLTDLQACLRQEEGLRGAPLLKEDSSLAVRKYFHRLTLYLREKRHSSCAWEVVRAQIMRAFSSSTNLQERFRRKD, encoded by the coding sequence ATGGCCCCAGCCTGGTCCTTACTCCTGGTCCTGCTGTTGCTCAGCTGCAACTCCATCTGCTCTCTGGGCTGCCACCTGCCTCACACCCATAGCCTGCCCAACAGGAGGGTCCTGATGCTCCTGCAACAACTGAGGAGGGTCgccccttcctcctgcctgcaGGACAGAAACGACTTTGCATTTCCCCAAGAGGCGCTGGGTGGCAGCCAGTTGCAAAAGGCTCAAGTCATCTCTGTGCTCCACGAGATGACCCAGCACACCTTCCAGCTCTTCAGCACAGAGGGCTCGGCCACCATGTGGGACCAGAGCCTCCTGGACAAGCTCCGCGCTGCACTGGATCAGCAGCTCACTGACCTGCAAGCCTgtctgaggcaggaggaggggctgcGAGGGGCTCCCCTGCTCAAGGAGGACTCCAGCCTGGCTGTGAGGAAATACTTCCACAGACTCACTCTCTATCTGCGAGAGAAGAGACACAGCTCTTGTGCCTGGGAGGTTGTCAGAGCACAAATCATGAGAGCCTTCTCTTCCTCAACAAACTTGCAGGAGAGATTCAGGAGAAAGGACTGA
- the LOC129651517 gene encoding interferon omega-1-like yields the protein MASENLPQGSTRRQQTPLSQASSCFVFPMAFMLSLLMALVLVSYGPGGSLGCDLSQNHVLVGRQNLRLLGQMRRLSPRFCLPDRKDFAFPQEMVEGGQLQESQAISVLHEMLQQTFNLFHTERSSAAWDTTLLEQLRTGLHQQLDDLDACLGQVMGEEDSALGRMGPTLDVKKYFHGIHVYLKEKEYSNCAWEIVRLEIMRFFSSSANLQERLRMMDGDLNSP from the coding sequence ATGGCATCAGAGAACCTACCTCAAGGTTCTACCAGACGCCAGCAGACACCGCTCAGCCAGGCCAGCAGCTGCTTTGTCTTTCCCATGGCCTTCATGCTCTCTCTACTGATGGCCCTGGTGCTGGTCAGCTATGGCCCGGGAGGATCCCTGGGCTGTGACCTGTCTCAGAACCACGTGCTGGTTGGCAGGCAGAACCTCAGGCTCCTGGGCCAAATGAGGAGACTCTCCCCTCGCTTCTGTCTGCCGGACAGAAAAGATTTCGCTTtcccccaggagatggtggagggcgGCCAGCTCCAGGAGTCCCAGGCCATCTCTGTGCTCCACGAGATGCTCCAGCAGACCTTCAACCTCTTCCACACAGAGCGCTCCTCTGCTGCCTGGGACACCACCCTCCTGGAGCAGCTCCGCACTGGACTCCATCAGCAGCTCGATGACCTGGACGCCTGCCTGGGGCAGGTGATGGGAGAGGAAGACTCTGCCCTGGGAAGGATGGGCCCCACACTGGATGTGAAGAAGTACTTCCACGGAATCCATGTCTACCTGAAAGAGAAGGAATACAGCAACTGTGCCTGGGAAATTGTCAGACTGGAAATCATGAGATTCTTCTCTTCATCAGCCAACTTGCAAGAAAGGTTAAGAATGATGGATGGAGACCTGAACTCACCTTGA